AGCCGGGGCTCAAGCCAATCCGCAATCGTGTCCAAGGCTTCCTGACTCATCGTGACCGGAGCCGGCAACTTCACGTAGTTCTGCGGGAAGCCGTCGTCATCATGGACGAAGAGATGATTGAGGTCCGGAAGAATCCGTGCGGTGACGTCGGGATTTCCGCCTGCTTTGAACGCGACTTCCTGAAGTGGCACCTGTTCGGGTTGGGCCTGTTGGTCTCGCGAACCGGTGAGAATCAGTACGGGTGTCTTCACCCGTCGCATCGTGGCCGCGGGGTCATGACTGAGGAAGAACTTCATCCACGGATCCTCAGCCATCATGGCGTCGATCTTTGCAGGGATGTCCGCAATGAGCGCATCACGCTCGGCGGAAGAGAGCTTGGTGTCATGCTCGTAGCCGTTTTTAATCTGGAAATGGAGGGCACTGCGCGGCGGCTCGGCCACGCCTGCCAAGAGCACGATGGCACGGAGAGCAGGTTCCTTTTCTGCAACCATCGGCGCGATCACCGCGCCCTCGCTATGACCGATCACGCCCAGACGATCGGCACGGACCTCGGGCCTTGAGCGCAGGTAGGACAGACCAGCCCGAATGTCCTCCGCGAAGTCGGCACTGGTGGAACCCTTGAAGCTTCCGCCGGAGGACCCGGTGCCCCGATCATCCATGCGCAGCACAGCGATCCCGCGGCGGCCCAAGGCATCTGCCACTTGCCGGAAAGGCCGGAAGCCTTCCAAGCCGATCGCTTCATCGCGATCCTGCGGGCCGGAGCCGGTGATCGTGATAACGGCAGCCACCGGCTTCTCGCGGGTGGCTGTCTTGGGCAGTGTGAGCGTGCCCGCAAGGCTGTGTCCCGCGGGGGTTTCCACTTTCACCTCCTCCGCCGTGTAAGGCGCGTCTTCGGGAGTCGTGTAATCCGGTGACTTGTCCTGTGCGGAGGCCTGAACAAGAAAGCCCAGCACGGACACACACAGAAGTCTGCAAGCCTTGCCCATCATCCCGCGCATCCTATGCGCCTGCCGGGAGCTTTCAAGAGGCATCGCGGCGGGGCCTTGTCAGCGTGGCCACCGTTGAGAGGCAGGGCCGGTGAACCATGAGACCCGCAAGTCCGTCTGGCCCTCCTTCCGGCAATGGCGGCAGCTTGTATAGTTGAAGCCATCGCGCCGGACAAGTTCACCAGCTGGCTCTCCGCAGTGAGGGCAGGCGATCGCATTAAAGAAGCTCTCCCGCCTGAAGAAATCGACGATCCCGAATACCATCATGGCGGCAAAGAACACCCCTCGTGCCCAGCCAACACCGGTCCACTCGGATGGAAGACTCAACAAGATAAAGACCGCAACGAGACACAAGGTGGCCGGCCTCGCGCTCCGATAGCGGAAGCGCTGGTATTCCTCATTGCACAAGGTGACCGGAACTCCTCCTTCAGAGGAGACTCTTCCAATAGGGATGATCGCTCCGGGTTCCACTGCCATGATAAGGTTTACGCTCGCGTGAGCGTCATCACGCACTCGAGATGGCGAGTATGCGGGAAGAGATCGAAAGGCTGCACTTTCTCCAACTTGAAACCGCCCTGCTGGAGAATCGAAAGATCACGCACCTGGGTCGCGGGATCGCAAGATACATACACCACACGCGCCGGCGCGAAGGCGATGAGCTGCTCCAGGAACTCCGGCGAGCAACCCTTTCGCGGGGGGTCGATGAGCACGGCCGTTTCTGTGGCCGGAAATTGGATGTCCGCGAAGATCGCTTCGGCGGAGGCGGCCATGAAGGTGGCATTCGTGATGCCATTCGTTTCCGCATTCCGGCGGGCCCAATCGGCGGCGGATTCATTCACCTCCACGCCAGCCACTTTCTCGAAGTGTTTCGCCAAGGTAAGCGCGAAGAGACCGGACCCGCAGTAGGCATCGACGAGATATTTGGCTCCGCCCGCGCAGGCTTCCGCCGCGGCGTGACCGGTGAAGGCCGGAAGGATGAAGGGATTGTTCTGGAAGAAATCGCCGGCTAGGAAATCAAAGGACAGTTCGCCGACATGCTCGGTCACCACGGCGTTCGGGTTCGTCTCCACCTTGCCTTCGGTCGCCCGGAGCAGGAGAGTGGCACCCTTCTTGAACATCTTCGCACGCTGGCGGATGGATTCCCGTTCGCGGGGTAGCGCAGCATTGATCTCCGCCATGGCGATCGGGCATTGGGGCACGTCGATGATCCCGCTGCGGCGCCCGATCGGGAGGAAGCCGATGCCTTCGATCACGCCATCGCGCGGGCGATCGAAATGCGGCGTGATTTTCGAGCGGTAGTTCCAGACTTGCGGCGAGGCGATGCAGGGCTCCACGGGGAACTCGATGCCTGCCATGTGCTGAAGAAGTTCGCCGACCTGCCGCGTTTTCCAAGCAAGCTGCGCTTCGTAGGTGAGGTGCTGATACTGGCAGCCGCCACAGGTGCCGAAGAGCGGGCAGCCCGGCTGGGTGCGCTCGGGTGCGGCTTCCAACACCTCGATCAGGTCCGCCTGCGAGCAGTTCTTGTCATTCCGGAAGACGCGGGCCTTCACCAGTTCGCCCGGCAGGCAGAAGGGAACAAAAACCACCCAGCCATCGATGCGGCCGATGCCGATGCCGAGATTGCTCAGGGCATCGATGCGGAGTTCGATTTCCTGATGATAGGCAAAGGGATGCGGGTGGAATTTCTTCGGCGGACGCTGCATTTGGAAGCACCGGGGTAGGACGCCGGGGGGATCTTGCCAAGCCCGGCTTTACCCCGACTCCTTGCATTCGCCTCCGGGGAGGGGCAAAGTGGAGGCATGAAAGCAGGTCTGGGACTGCTACCGCTGATGGCCGGGCTGATCTCTGCGGAGGAAAGCACGGACACGGTCTGGTATGATTCCAAGGGCCGGGTCGTAGTGGTCGAAAGCGCGGCGGAAGCCAAGAAGGCAGCGGCTCCATGGCTTCCCCAGTGGGTCGCGCGTGAGGAACGCCGGGACAAGGCCCTGCGCGGTGACGGACGTCGCCGAAGCCGCTCTTCATGGGACGGGGCGGTCTATTCCACGTGGGATTGGGGCTATCCGGCGTTCTACTGCCGCCCTTCTCCCTGTGTTCTTGTCCCCTGCTCCCGGCCTTTTTCCGGGGTACGGGTGATCATTCGCTAGGCTTGTCCCCGGGTGCCGGAGCAGGAGCGGGCTTGGTGCCACCTGGCGGCGAAGCGATCACGGCGTTGGCGTTGTTCACCGTCGGTGCGGTCGGCGTGAAATCCTTGCCCTCAGGCAGTTCCTTGGAGGGGTCGCGGACCCGCATTCCCTTGCGTTCTTGGGCCACCTGCATCGGGACGACTTC
This portion of the Luteolibacter luteus genome encodes:
- a CDS encoding alpha/beta hydrolase family protein, translated to MSVLGFLVQASAQDKSPDYTTPEDAPYTAEEVKVETPAGHSLAGTLTLPKTATREKPVAAVITITGSGPQDRDEAIGLEGFRPFRQVADALGRRGIAVLRMDDRGTGSSGGSFKGSTSADFAEDIRAGLSYLRSRPEVRADRLGVIGHSEGAVIAPMVAEKEPALRAIVLLAGVAEPPRSALHFQIKNGYEHDTKLSSAERDALIADIPAKIDAMMAEDPWMKFFLSHDPAATMRRVKTPVLILTGSRDQQAQPEQVPLQEVAFKAGGNPDVTARILPDLNHLFVHDDDGFPQNYVKLPAPVTMSQEALDTIADWLEPRLK
- a CDS encoding class I SAM-dependent RNA methyltransferase, whose amino-acid sequence is MQRPPKKFHPHPFAYHQEIELRIDALSNLGIGIGRIDGWVVFVPFCLPGELVKARVFRNDKNCSQADLIEVLEAAPERTQPGCPLFGTCGGCQYQHLTYEAQLAWKTRQVGELLQHMAGIEFPVEPCIASPQVWNYRSKITPHFDRPRDGVIEGIGFLPIGRRSGIIDVPQCPIAMAEINAALPRERESIRQRAKMFKKGATLLLRATEGKVETNPNAVVTEHVGELSFDFLAGDFFQNNPFILPAFTGHAAAEACAGGAKYLVDAYCGSGLFALTLAKHFEKVAGVEVNESAADWARRNAETNGITNATFMAASAEAIFADIQFPATETAVLIDPPRKGCSPEFLEQLIAFAPARVVYVSCDPATQVRDLSILQQGGFKLEKVQPFDLFPHTRHLECVMTLTRA